The DNA segment CCCTGTCCACTCTTCTCTCCTTATCTATTACCTATTCTTTCTCTTGCACCAGATTTCTGTCTTACTCTGTTTCATCTGCTCACATAAGCACAGACTGTTCCAGCATTGGATTGTTCTACTTGCGCTGCAATTGCTCTGTGAGCTAATTAGCTCTAATCACTCTCCACAACTGCATATCATTCACACACTTAGAGGCCTTCACTCTGATTTGAGGACTAGCTTAATGAATCTTTATTTGAGGAGAAGGTCTCTGTTCAGTCTGCTTCAGTGCCCAGGTATGATCACAGCTCCCGTATCCTTGCTGCTTTCACTTGAGCTATGCTATAGCTATAGGAGTTGCACATGTATCCAGCAGTCTGTACGTAACTGCACATCTGCCCAGCTGCTCCCCACAACATCTGTTCATTCATTATTCTTCTACCAGCCACGTTCTGAAATCCTCTCTGGCAAAAGTCCCCTAGGACAGTGAACtccagagagaagggaaaacaggaaTGGATGTTTATCAACATTTCGCTTGAACAAATGGCTTCTGTGATTCAAAATTTTCTTCGCTTTGTCCTGACTCCAAAAAATAACCCATATgatcataattttatttttctgtggtttgggGTCAGTTCTTGTTCTTCCCCCTGATTTGCACCCACATGCTCCTCTGCAGGGGTAAAGCCAttgaacagagaaaaatcagaagtgaGTAAAAGCACAGTTAGAAGAAGAAccagaaacattttgaaatcaaatgtttttgcccaaaacttcataaaaaaaaaagataaaagggaAAACTTGTTTTCCCTGCAGTTTTTGATGtgttgaaaagcatttttccatgTGGGCTTTGGTGaaacatcaaaagaattgtCATTGTTTTTCACCTGGCTTATATGGTTCTTCAACCAGTGATTGCATTTTTCACAGTTCTTCTGCTCTATATTCTGCCATTGTGGCACACTCCAGGTAAGAGCTTTGCAAGCCTCTGGTTTATCATACCTGCTTATTTCCTGCATAATTGTCTGAGCTAtcctccctggacaacctgagGATCTGTCATACATAGAACAGGTGTCCCCCTCCAGCATCTCTCTTAGAGGGGAGATTCTGCCCCATATCCCTGCAATAACAAATATCTAAGAGGGAGAAGTCTGAGGCGAACCACTCATTGACAGTTTCGTGAGGGGACcgatatgtatgtgtgtgtgtgagggaaTATATACACATGTTTGTTAGTTCTTGTACAAGAACAGGGAAACAGGGTGAACCTAAGGTGGTAGGAAGTAGGGTGGCTCTAAGtgtgaaaaatatattgaaacTGATAATGAAGAACATACAGTTGGCATGGGAAATACGCACCCAACATGAGAAAGAGGTGATGAAATGCAGTAGGGTGAACTTGTGCTCTATTAGTGACACAACATGCAAGCCCAGCAGAGCATCACTGCTCATAGGACAGACCTCCAAGAACTGCCAGAGGCTGTTGTTGGGATGAATAAAATGCCTAGTAGAGATGCTTTGCCCTCTGAATGggtgcaggactctgcagaGCTTTGTCTTCTCTATGAACTTTCTCCTAGCAGAAGACATGCCACAACTCCCCTGCGATCTACTCTAGGAGCATATCTGTATAAAAAGCAGCATAActgagtgtgtgtgtgcttacTCTTTCTGTGTGAGCAGGACAGGTATTTTTTCACGGCAGTCTGAGGATGAGACGATGGCAGGAAAGAGGATGTGTGTAGGTGGCTTGCCTATCTGTGGGACAATCAGGATAGCAAGGGTGCTTGAGGGAAGAAAGTGCCTCTCTGGTGTTGCTGTGAGGTGCAATAGAGAGTACTACAGGAAAGTGCAGCACATGCACCAGGTtacaaaaggcaagaaaatgtgAGTGAGTGTATGAATGAGCACCTGTAGTGCAGTGGCTGTGTGAGAGGGTGCTCAATAGATGGAAGCTCCTGGAGGATCAGAAAGGGTGCCACTGATAGCTGGAGATTAACTGCGGTGCTTAGGCTTTATGGTGACATTGGCAAACAGATTAAGGGTCCTTGTGTAAGAAACTTAACCCTGCTTAGACTTTCAGATGTACACAGGATTTAAATTCCTAACAAACCCTAATTCTCCTTTCCTACACCTCACTGGAGACCCCCCAGAAAAACCAGCTTGCTACCCCTTAAACTGTCCCCATCTCTTTGCTGAACATCAGCCTATCAGAGGGAGAAGATGACAAAAGATGTGAATATTTTTAACCCATTCACCTCTATTTTGCATTGCTGTGGGGGAGGCAAGTATCTCACCTCAATGAACACAGCTGTTCTCAGCTTCCTACAAACCTCCCCTTGGCAGTGGGGCTGTTAGATGTGCCTCATGCGTACTTTCCCCGCTGTGCTCCTGCTTCCTGTTCCCAGAAGGATCCGTGGGCATGGGAGCAGGCCCCCACTAATCTCAGTGTTTGTCTGGTGTGGGCATGGTACTTGTGTCTGCAGAGGTGTCAGCTTGCCTACACCATTACATATTCTGTAAGCTATTTTATTGGCACCTTACCTGAGCCCCTAGCCCTGCACACTTTCAACCATGCTCTTCTTTTGGTCAGTGCTGGGAAGAACTGTCCAGTCTTCTCTAAAGAGGCTAATTTGACCCACCCCTTGCCCCAGTGGTTTTTCAGGGTTTCATACAgcaaaaatagtatttcttaaTGACTGAGCTCCAGATTCACTCATCTTCCCAGGCTTTCTCAGACACTTTCATCCTTCTCCCTCACTGGTGTCCATCTGTTGGAtatttgcagatattttcacACTCTACGCAGCTATAGTTGCTGTTTGACTAATCACTACTAATTCACTTACTGTTTCCACTTACAAGGTCGCCTGCTTCATCCCCAGTCACGTCTGCACCCTTTCCCTAACTCATTGCATGCAAATTACTGGTGCTCTTCTGGTACTGAGAGGcctggacataaggaggatatcTTTCATGCTAAGCCCTCAACAGAGACATGGCCAATTTCTGCCTCCAGGGCGGGGATAATGTAAATTCTCACATcttctcctgcagcctcctgATGAAGAGAAAACTCTTCCTCTACAACTTCAAGAATCTGCGCTGGGCCAAGGGTCGGCGTGAAACCTACCTCTGCTATGTTGTAAAGCGCCGTGACAGTGCTACATCGTGCTCCCTGGACTTTGGATACCTGCGCAATAAGGTATGGGAAACTCATTGGGTTTCCTTTTCTTATATCCTTGCTGAGGTTCATGAAGCTCCAGTTTGCCTGGGGCAGCAAGGAGGgctgccacagcagcacaggcactGGCACATATTTCCATGAGCCATGGGCGCTGCACTGGTGCATACTACTGAGGAGATGTGGCCATCAGGTAAACCTATACTTTATGCTACCCCCAAGTGTGTTACCAGCAAGATATCCATACTTCCTACTGCTTTACCAGCCTACCCACTTTTCTACTTAGCTCCCACCCGTCCTTCTTGTACACATCAGTAAGCTTACGTGCTTTTCCAGCCAGTCTTCCGCTTATGTATCTGTGTGTCTTCTCCCTCTGTGTGCTGACCTTAGTAGCTAACCCCTACCTTATTTGTCATCCCTCACACGTGACCCACCTCACACCTCCCTTCTcacccctctccctccctgacTCATGTCttgcccctctccctctctcacaAAGATGGGCTGCCACGTAGAGGTGCTCTTCCTGCGCTACATCTCAGCCTGGGACCTGGACCCGGGTCGTTGCTACCGTATCACCTGGTTTACCTCCTGGAGCCCCTGTTACGACTGCGCCCGGCATGTGGCTGACTTCCTTCGTGCCTACCCCAACCTGACCCTTCGCATCTTCACAGCCCGCCTCTACTTCTGTGAGGACCGCAAAGCAGAGCCTGAGGGGCTGAGGCGCCTGCACAGAGCAGGGGCCCAAATTGCCATCATGACTTTCAAAGGTGAGATGTGCAGGCAAGAAAGAGATGACAGAAAGCTATGGGGGGTTAAGGAGACCCCCGAGGGTGGGAGAAGACAGGACAAGGAGCCAAAGAAGATGATGGCAGGATGTGATGATTTAGTGATCCTTGGAGTCAGTGTCCACTCTGGGGCAGTCTTGAACATTCTCTAACTCCTCTGTGCCTTGCACAGATTACTTCTACTGCTGGAACACATTTGTGGAGAACAGGGAAAAGACATTCGAAGCCTGGGAAGGGCTGCATGAAAATTCTGTCCACCTATCCAGGAAACTTCGACGGATCCTCCTGGTGAGGTCCAATTCTCCATCTAATTCCAGTACCCCTTCCCTCATCTTCTTCCTATCTTCCTTGCTATAGTTCATCTTTGTTCTTGCTGCCAATCTCTTACATCTGCCACTTCATTCATTCCTGCTTCTTCACCTTCCACATCCCTCAtgtctttttcctccagcttccttcatattttctctcctcattctcttccccttctctcacCTTTCATCCCATCTCCTGccattccttcctcctcctcaatcTTCATAGGTTCCTGCTCACTTGACAACTGACCAACCATTTATATTTTCTCCTGCAGCCACTGTACGAAGTAGATGATTTACGAGATGCCTTTAAAACCCTGGGACTTTGAAGTGAAAGTCATCAGCAATCAGAAGACTTCACAAACACTTGTTCTTTGATTCCTATCTCTCTACCttagaacagatttttctcttcttcccttttttacaTCTCTTCCTTCCATCACTGTGTCTAGAGATAAAACTATCcttactttttaatttccacGGAGAAGTAGGCTGATCTTCTGAAGACACATTCCCCAGACTCACACCTCCTCCATTGCTAGCTTTTCCACTGGGAAAAGCCAGGATTACAGCAACACTGCCAGAGAGCGATTTGCCTTCCCTTGGTCCCTGCAGAGCTAATTCAGCTGGTCCATTAAATGGAGTTCTGAGTTTAACCTTGTCCAGGTGGGATCAGACAGACTGCAAAGCTGTTTGTGTGGCTATGTTCTCACTGACACCATACTGGTTGGCATATTTCATGAGGGCTTGGGCCTCTTGGTCTCTTGCCTCTTATTGCTGCACTACACTGAGCTGCTATGTGTACTCCACTGTGAAACAGTTGATTTGTCCTTTTGGATGTGTGTAGGAAGTTAAAAACAACCACCATTTAAGTAGGATAGCCTATGTCCTAACAGTAAAATTGACCAGCTATTGGAAAGCTTGACTCAGAGTGTTGAATTGAGTCCTGGACAGCCTAGGTAGCTTAGCTTGAAAATATCACTTGAAACCAGCAGGTCCTTTAAGTGGACTGTGTGCAGGCTGAGGCCCTGTAGTGCCTCCTGCccagaaaggagaaagcttCAGTAGCTGTGTGCTCAGGTTTTATGCCCTAGGAGAGGTTGAAAATAGACAATAAAAtcctgaaatgaaagc comes from the Cuculus canorus isolate bCucCan1 chromosome 1, bCucCan1.pri, whole genome shotgun sequence genome and includes:
- the AICDA gene encoding single-stranded DNA cytosine deaminase, with translation MGRGHTGQPTFLCIKSEGCGDRACKTTSLQSHHLRETLAVMDSLLMKRKLFLYNFKNLRWAKGRRETYLCYVVKRRDSATSCSLDFGYLRNKMGCHVEVLFLRYISAWDLDPGRCYRITWFTSWSPCYDCARHVADFLRAYPNLTLRIFTARLYFCEDRKAEPEGLRRLHRAGAQIAIMTFKDYFYCWNTFVENREKTFEAWEGLHENSVHLSRKLRRILLPLYEVDDLRDAFKTLGL